A genomic window from Bubalus bubalis isolate 160015118507 breed Murrah chromosome X, NDDB_SH_1, whole genome shotgun sequence includes:
- the LOC102406597 gene encoding LOW QUALITY PROTEIN: kinesin-like protein KIF23 (The sequence of the model RefSeq protein was modified relative to this genomic sequence to represent the inferred CDS: substituted 1 base at 1 genomic stop codon) → MKPARTKTPRKPPVKKGSQTSLKDPVGVYCRVRPLSLPEQECCIEVINNTTVQLHTPEGNRLNRNGDYKETQYSFKQVFGTHTTQKELFDVVANPLVDDLIHGKNGLLFTYGVTGSRKTHTMTGSPGEGGLLPRCLDMLFNSIGSFQAKRYVFKSNDRNSMDIQCEVDALLERQKREATPNPKTPSSKXQVDPEFADMINVQEFCKAEEVDEDSVYGVFVSYIEIYNNYIYDLLEEVPFDPIKPKPPQSKLLHEDKNHNMYVAGCTEVEVKSTEEAFEVFWRGQKKRRIANTHLNHESSRSHSVFNIKLVQAPLDADGDNVLQEKEQITISQLSLVDLAGSERTNQTKAEGNRLHEGGNINQSLMTLRTCMEVLRENQTYGTNKMVPYRDSKLTHLFKNYFDGEGRVRLIVCVNPKAEDYEESLQVMRFAEVTQEVEVARPTDKAICGLTPGRRYRNQARAGPVGVEPLVSEVVLQSFPPLPSCELLDVNDEQTLPRLIEAVERRHHLRQMMIEEFNRQSITFKALLQEFDNAVLHKENYIQGKLNEKEKVISGQKLEIEQLEKKNKTLEYKVEILEKTTTIYEEDKRNLQQELETQNEKLQRQFSDKRRLEARLQGMVTEITMKWEKECERQVAAKQLEMQNKLWVKDEKLKQLKAIVTEPKTEKPERPSRERDREKVTQRSVSPSPIPLSSNYIAQISNGQQLMSQQLHRRSNSCSSISVASCISEWEQKIPPYNTPLNVTSIARRRQQEPGQSKTCIVSDRRRGMYWNEGREVVPSFRNEIEVEEDHCSRNAPPIRLRHRRSRSAGDRWVDHKPATNLQTETVMQPHVPRAITVSVANEKALAKCEKYMLTHQELASDGEIETKLIKGDVYKTRGGGQSVQFTEIETLKQESPTSALWLWR, encoded by the coding sequence ATGAAGCCAGCGAGGACTAAGACACCCAGGAAACCACCAGTGAAAAAAGGATCCCAAACGAGTCTTAAAGACCCAGTTGGGGTGTACTGTAGGGTACGCCCACTGAGCCTTCCTGAGCAAGAGTGTTGCATAGAAGTAATCAATAATACAACAGTTCAGCTTCATACTCCTGAGGGTAACAGACTCAACAGAAATGGAGACTATAAGGAGACTCAGTATTCATTTAAACAAGTATTTGGCACTCATACCACCCAAAAGGAGCTCTTTGATGTCGTGGCTAATCCCTTGGTAGATGACCTCATTCATGGCAAAAATGGTCTCCTTTTTACATATGGTGTGACGGGAAGCAGAAAAACTCACACTATGACTGGTTCTCCAGGGGAAGGAGGGCTGCTTCCTCGCTGTTTGGACATGCTCTTTAACAGTATAGGGTCATTTCAAGCTAAACGATACGTTTTTAAATCTAATGATAGGAATAGTATGGATATACAATGTGAAGTTGATGCTTTATTAGAAAGGCAGAAGAGAGAAGCCACACCCAATCCAAAGACCCCCTCTAGCAAATGACAAGTAGATCCAGAGTTTGCAGATATGATAAATGTACAAGAATTTTGCAAAGCAGAAGAGGTTGATGAAGATAGTGTCTATGGTGTATTTGTCtcttatattgaaatatataataattacatatatgATCTATTGGAAGAGGTGCCGTTTGATCCCATAAAGCCTAAACCTCCACAATCTAAACTGCTTCATGAAGACAAGAACCATAACATGTATGTTGCAGGATGTACAGAAGTAGAAGTGAAATCTACTGAGGAGGCTTTTGAAGTTTTCTGGAGAGGCCAGAAAAAGCGACGAATTGCTAACACACATTTGAATCATGAGTCCAGCCGTTCCCATAGTGTGTTCAACATTAAATTAGTTCAGGCTCCCTTGGATGCAGATGGAGACAACGTCTTacaggaaaaagaacaaatcacTATTAGCCAGTTGTCCTTGGTAGATCTTGCTGGAAGTGAAAGAACTAACCAGACAAAAGCAGAAGGGAACAGATTACATGAAGGTGGTAACATTAACCAGTCACTAATGACACTGAGAACATGTATGGAGGTCCTGAGAGAGAACCAAACTTATGGTACTAACAAGATGGTTCCATATCGAGATTCAAAGTTAACCCATCTGTTCAAGAACTACTTTGATGGGGAAGGGAGAGTACGCCTGATCGTGTGTGTGAATCCAAAGGCTGAAGATTATGAAGAAAGCTTGCAAGTAATGAGATTTGCAGAAGTGACCCAAGAAGTTGAAGTAGCCAGACCAACAGACAAGGCCATATGTGGTTTAACACCAGGGAGGCGATACAGAAACCAGGCCCGGGCAGGTCCTGTTGGAGTCGAACCGCTGGTTTCAGAAGTGGTTTTACAGAGTTTCCCACCTTTGCCATCCTGCGAACTTCTGGATGTCAATGATGAGCAGACTCTTCCCAGGCTGATCGAAGCAGTAGAGAGACGACATCACCTACGACAGATGATGATTGAGGAGTTTAACAGGCAGTCTATTACTTTTAAGGCTTTGTTACAAGAATTTGACAATGCTGTTTTACataaagaaaactatattcaaggaaaactaaatgaaaaagaaaaggtgatCTCAGgacagaaactggaaatagaacaacttgagaagaaaaacaaaactttagaaTATAAGGTTGAGATTTTAGAGAAAACAACGACCATCTATGAGGAAGATAAGCGCAATCTGCAACAGGAGCTTGAAACCCAGAATGAAAAACTTCAGCGACAGTTTTCTGACAAACGTAGACTGGAAGCCAGGCTGCAAGGCATGGTGACAGAAATCACCATGAAGTGGGAGAAAGAATGCGAGCGTCAAGTGGCAGCCAAACAGCTGGAGATGCAAAATAAACTCTGGGTGAAAGATGAGAAACTGAAACAACTGAAGGCTATTGTTACTGAGCCCAAAACCGAAAAGCCAGAGAGGCCCTCTCGGGAGCGCGATCGAGAAAAAGTGACTCAGAGATCTGTTTCTCCATCACCCATACCTCTTTCTAGTAACTATATTGCTCAGATTTCCAACGGCCAGCAACTCATGAGTCAACAGCTACATAGGCGCTCTAACTCTTGCAGCAGCATTTCTGTAGCTTCCTGTATTTCAGAATGGGAGCAGAAAATACCTCCGTACAACACACCTCTCAATGTCACATCTATTGCGAGGCGTAGGCAGCAGGAGCCAGGACAAAGTAAAACTTGTATCGTGTCAGACAGAAGGCGAGGGATGTACTGGAATGAAGGCAGGGAGGTGGTTCCTTCGTTCAGAAATGAGATAGAAGTAGAAGAGGATCACTGCAGCAGGAACGCACCACCAATTCGTCTGCGACACAGACGATCACGCTCTGCGGGAGACAGATGGGTAGATCATAAGCCTGCCACTAACCTGCAAACTGAGACAGTCATGCAGCCACATGTCCCCCGTGCCATCACTGTGTCTGTTGCAAATGAAAAGGCACTAGCTAAGTGTGAGAAGTACATGCTGACACACCAGGAACTAGCCTCCGATGGGGAGATTGAAACTAAGCTAATTAAGGGTGATGTTTATAAAACAAGGGGTGGTGGACAATCCGTCCAGTTTACTGAAATAGAGACTTTAAAACAAGAATCACCAACTAGTGCTCTGTGGCTGTGGAGATGA